The DNA region GGCGAGGCCCTGCTCCACCCGCGCTTTTGGGACATCGCCCGGGAGGCCAAGGCCCGATCCTTTGCCATCCGGGTGTTCACCAATGGGGCGGGCATCACGGAGGCCGTGGCGGATCGCCTCGCGGAGCTGGGACCGTATTGCATAGAAATGTCCCTCCACGGAGCCAATCCGGAGACGGCGGAGGCGCTGACCCAGGTCAAGGGCTCCTTCGACCGGCAGATGAAGGCCTTGGGGTATCTGAGCGCGCGAGGCCTCCGGGTCTTCTTGAAGGTGGTCGTCACTCGGCTCGTCGAGAAGGAGCTGAAGGACCTGAAGGCCATCGGGGATCGCTTCGGCTACCCCGTGTACTTCGACCCGGTCCTGACCATCTCGGACGACGGGCAACAGTACCCGCTGGACCTCACGGCCTCGGACGAAGCCCTGGCAAGCCTCTACCGCCAGGACGGGATCAATATCGGCAACTCCCCCTTCGACCGGGAGCCCGGTGAGTACAACTGCACCGTGGGCACGGGGATGATGCACATCACGCCCTACGGGGACGTGCAGCCCTGCACCCAGTGGAAACAGCCCGTCGGAAACGTGCGCCAGGCGCCCCTCCGGCAGATCTGGGAGACCTCCCCGCTCCTCATGAAGATCCGGGAAATCAACCGGGCCGTTCCGGGACACATCCGGGAGACGGTGGAGGAGCACGCCTATTGTTTCTCCTGTCCCGGCCTCTCCCAGCTCCGAACGGGAGACCCCATGCGGGTGGACGACCAGTACCTTCGAATCGCCAAGATCCGACGGGCCGTGGCCCGCGAGGGCGAGACCACCGGGGGCGGGTGCGCAAAGGTCGTCGCGCTCCGCAACGAGACAGTGATACGTCCTTGACACGGTGGCCTGAACGGATTATTTTG from Acidobacteriota bacterium includes:
- a CDS encoding radical SAM protein; this translates as MERRDMPLLAKILNRAIESAHPYNASIELTYTCNLACRFCYNPVQRKNQARTAPPPEPKAPPLSFEEIVGVMDQLKEMNVLYLTLTGGEALLHPRFWDIAREAKARSFAIRVFTNGAGITEAVADRLAELGPYCIEMSLHGANPETAEALTQVKGSFDRQMKALGYLSARGLRVFLKVVVTRLVEKELKDLKAIGDRFGYPVYFDPVLTISDDGQQYPLDLTASDEALASLYRQDGINIGNSPFDREPGEYNCTVGTGMMHITPYGDVQPCTQWKQPVGNVRQAPLRQIWETSPLLMKIREINRAVPGHIRETVEEHAYCFSCPGLSQLRTGDPMRVDDQYLRIAKIRRAVAREGETTGGGCAKVVALRNETVIRP